The Anas acuta chromosome Z, bAnaAcu1.1, whole genome shotgun sequence DNA window TTAGCAGAAAACTTGCACCCTTCAGGAGTTCTGTAGGGGAGGAGAGCACTGCAAAGCCTTGTAGGCAACttatatattttacatgtaaCAATTCAGACCAGAATCAAAAAcctatgaaacattttttatatgttcctaaatataaatatttcatagacAAAGGTAGATAGAtgtgtagatatatatataatcatatatGGATAGATATAGATAAATGTGTAATACATTTATACATTGTACCCTGCCTTCCACAGGGAATTCTTGGTCCTTGACAGATGGTTTCTGCCACTTCATGAATAATTGTTACAACTGCTGTCTTGGGCGAATTCACTTATTGTCTGTTTAAAACCCCCTTTCCTTACCATTTGCACTGTTGTACAGAATCTCAGACATTTTTTATGTCTGAAATGGCCACACTGATTACTTGTATTTCTTGACTTTTTaatgcatggattttttttatctgagTTGTGTTTTAcagtaaagtaaagtaaatgTCAAGATTAATCTAATGTACGTGCTTTTTCAATTAGTACCACAACTTTTTCTAGCTGTCATAATCAAGAAGGCTGTGAATCTAGCTGGCCTCCAGATTACAGGAAATAATTCCTGGTTTTATATCTATACTGCCTAGCAAACAGTTGGAGTTTACTGTGTGCTCCTCCATACATGATTTGCAGGAAGCATCATACAGGAGCTCAAAGCTGTGGAGAAGTTGTGAATGGAAGTGATGCATATAAAGGGCAGAGCTAAACTTACATGTGTGGAAGAGTGAGAAAGCCAATATCTTACAACCAGGACACTTTAACATGAGGAGGAAGAATCTGGAttaatatgtaattttaaagcTCAGCTATAATTAAAAGATTAATACAATAACTACACACAAAGAGAGTACAAATATTTGTGATTTACATACCTTTTCCTACTTACTTGTTCCTTTAAATTAGGAAATACCTTGACCAAGAGAAATCAAAGAAtaaacttcaaggaaaaaaaaaggggggggggggatgggggagggAGATAAGGCCAATGAATTTAAGACCAGGAGGAACAGGCTCAAGTGCTCCAAGTTTAGTGACTTTAGTGACATTATCAAATATGCCTAGAGTTTTGGTTTCATTGAGATGAGATCATCAGTCTtatgcagtgtttttctttgaaaagggCTGAGGTCATAGATGATAGTAGTGAACATCCATCTATAGAGGCAGAAAAAGCCTGGTGTCTGTTTTCGACAGCTTCTGTCATCAAATGTCTGACACGTTCAATGTGTTCAAAgtgtttggtcttttttttttttttttttttttttttttttttccaaaagtcgTTCTTGTTAATATTGTACTAACTGGGATATACCAAAAAGAGAGCTAAGTTTTAAGACACAGTAAACTGCTGCATCTTACCATGAGCAACAACATTtacactgattttcttttttcctctttcaggcCACATGTTTTGGTTCTGAAAATCCAGCTTTTAATGTGTGTGAGAAGAGCAATACCTAGGATTAATGTGGAAAAGCAGAGCTTCCTTATACCTCTTGTTAATAGGTGAAGGCAAAAATACTCTGGATATTTTCACAAACAGATGGTGAAATAGTCTGGTGGGAGAGCCTTCTCTGCCAATTTTAATCCAAAGTAAATGATAAAAGCTTCCTGACAGGAGTGTGCATCTGGGGTCAAAGGATTCTGTTTTTCCATGTCTGCTGGTTTATTTAGCAAACTTTTGTCATCACTTCTGAATTTTCTGGATGCATTCCACTCTGTTCAGAGCATTACATCTCCTGATACAACTTCATCTCTCTGTGATGTAAACAGATGAAATATGCATGTACCATTCTCTCCTCAAGTAGCTAAGAGCAAGAGGGGCAACTCTTCAGAGGGCTCATATTAGAAACCACAGTAACCTTTGTTTCTCAGCTGCCctgaacaggattttttttctatgaaactTCAAAGCATCCTTTACCTTAGTGTCCCTCTGAAGGAATGATGTGGTTGCACAGTAAAATGACTATACATCTTCCCAACATCTGGCAAATGGGTGtattttgttacagaaatgtTGGGATGGAGTCTGGTTCTCTCGACACACAGTTACTTCCAGAAATTGCAGGTGTCTAGGTATCTATTGAGTGTAATGTCAGAGTAACCCGTGTAACCCATGCTACATGTACAGCATGTAACCCAGAGGGACATATCACATATCTTCTTCCAGGTACCTGAGCATAGTCTGTGCTGACCACAACTGGGCTTATGGGCTTATGTCGTGTTAAGGCTTATATTAAGATAAAAATATGGTGAGGAGAGACAGGAGTGAGATGAGGAGATCACAAATGGGAAAGTAGGCAGTACTTGTTAAATGCAACCTGTCAAAGGCAACCTCTAGTTTGTGTCTTCCCATTAGCTCAGAGCGCACAGGGAGCTGGGACGTGGCTTCTGTCTTATTAGTCTGTGCTTTGATGTGCAGCAATTTTATGTAGAAATCCTTAGAGCTGAAGTAGCTAACgggaaaaataaagcttgaaTGGTGAAATACCAGTCAATCCATTGTAGTGTAATTATTTATTGCTTCATCTgatcaacaaacaaaaatccatttttcccCAGTACTTTGTGTATAATCTgctgtttgaaataatttagTTACTGCATTGATGGGAGACAAACCATTACATAAATTACTCAACCTAAATGCACAAGGCAGTATGCATAATCTGTTGATGCAATATGAAAATTGTTTTCACTTTATTGTTGTATATTTGGAATGTTCTGAAAGAAGAGTATGTTTAAAATGGTCCTGTCAAAGTATTAAAAGTCAGAAAAAGTTACTCATCCAGTTAATAAAACATGGTTTTTGAGTAATAGTCAGCCAGCTGTGTACACTCTTTTGATGTGtcattcaaaagaaacaaaaattgaagCTTCTTATTAACTAGTATATTGCTCAAtagccaacttttttttttcttttccccatctatttttcattttacataacAATATtgcttcaaaattattttctgctcttgGGACTTGTTGGTTCCTGCCAATAAATTAAGATTCTTCCCTCCTCAGTGGGCATAAAGGAAGAATCCAAGACTCTTAAAGTCCGTGCCACTATCAGCTTAGGCAGAGATCTCAGATTGCTGTGGAGGGagactgctttcttttctttcctctggaaAATTAATGTACTATAGACAAGAAGAGGGAGGCAGAAAGGAACACAGcaatgtctgtttttcttccttcagaaataaaattccatCACAATTTTCTCAAATTCTGCACTACACCTGTTCCTTTTCAAGCTGTGATTTCTGTAGGTAGGCTCTAAAGACAGCTTGGCTCCCCCTGTGCTGGGCATCTATACTGTATAGCCGTCTCACATCCTCTCACTATCAGTGGTATGCATAGTTCTGCATCAGAATTGTTACCACTGACCACTTCCCTAGCAGTGGTGTGAACAGGTTTGCAGCAGGATTATTACTGCTGATctgtttcccttttatttatttatttattttttatgagaCATGACTTAATTGTGTGCCCACTtccaacagggaaaaaaatgatttttccccAACCTGTTTCTCTTCCAGGTGAACTATTTATCTCTTTTATGTGGAAATAGACGATGTTTAAAATTACTAAATTACAAATTACTTCTGCTACTACTGAGTTGATTTAAACTACAGCTTTGCCAGGTGTCCATTCTTCTGTCAGAAGCTTCTGAGAAGCAGAACTAGAAAGAAATGTGCTCAGATTAGTTGTCCAGTGCCTTAGCACCTTTCTGCCTTCATCATCTGCTAAGATAACATGCTGGTTATTATGAGCCCATGCCTGATACAGGTATATGCTGCTGACTTTGCTTCAGGGGCAGTACCTTCTGGCAGAGGAATTATGTTGGCAGTCAGTATGGGGAAAGGAAAGACCATGAATCTCAGTAGGCATTTGTTGCAGTGCAAGTAAGTCTGAAAAGGCACATAAAGAAAAAGTCTGACTGGCAGACTGTTATCACATAGCATCTATACCAGACAGAATCTGGTCAGTCTGCTAATTTTTGCTCATCTTTATGTCCTTACTGCTTTGTAATATCTTGATGGCTGCAACAGAGTTTTGAAGCACATTGAATCCAGAGTAATAGTTGTGTgcaacttttattattattattattattttttggcttgGAAGATTCTTGCTACCCTTgaataaacagaataaatgaaCTGCCAAGAGGATACACAGATGCTGTGAAGGAGTCTGAGAGTAAAAACGTACCAGTGCCTAAACTgccctttttgtcttttattgcTAACAGTCTGTAGGTTTCTGACAACAATTTTTACATCTTCAGCAAGGAAAATGTAGAGCCTTTTTGCAGAACTCCAAATCCAGAGTACCATAAAAGTTTTCTGTGGTTTGTCTCCATTTATGTTTACATATATCTTAGTACCAGTACTACATAAAATATTCATGGTAGCTTTGGTTTGACCTGAAGAATATTTCTATCCACCaagtagaaatgaaaacaaaaggacaTCAGTGCTTTcagatacagaaattaaaacatccATGGGAAAGAATGTTACCAATTTACATATGGGATATTTTCAACCTAGACAAATATGTTACAGTTTGAAGTCAAACGCCTTCTTCAAGGTTACTGATAGCCATGTAGGGCCAAGCTCATTTGATCGTCCCATGAAGAAGTGGTAACCTGATCACTGTAGATCTGACTCAGTGCTAAGctcagtatttctttcttttctttgtagaaCCTCAGTTCTTGCCCAGCTTTCCTGACTTCCTCCAGTTCCCTAAGAGCCACTTGCAGCTCTTGGGAAATAATTCCTGGAGATTCTTGTTCCTTCGTAATCCAGTCCAGGGCCATGTGACTTCTCATCTTTTCATCCAAGGAATACTGGGAGTAGTAGGAAATTACTTCCTATTATTCAGGAAAGTGACAACAGATATGGAAGTCAGTTAcaaattattattgttgttgttgttgttgttgttgttattattattattattattattattattattattattattattattattattattattattattattattttacccAACAGTTTCCTCAAGAAAAATTCAGCTCTGGACAAAAATTACACAGCAATCCTTTTGTAACATTCTATACATCTTTCATAAGCTGATCACTAAAAGGGAATAAAACGtccattaaatattaaatttcttTATAAGAGACTTAAATGTCAGGATGGAACTAAATTTGCCTATGATGACATTTCTTGAAGAAAGGTAACTTTTTAAATGCTAAAAGtaattttctccccttttgAAAACTCAGAATGCATACTTTTTTCTGTAGATTACAATACAGAACAAACCTTAATTTCATAAGTTaaaaaatgtcttgaaaatTTTCAATCTAATGCATTTCCCAAAGTTTTCACAAAAATAGATATCAAACCATGCTGGGGTAACAGTTTTTCTCAAGTGAATTTTCAACCTGTCTCTTgataaataaaactgagaaatagCCTATGGCTTCTTGAAGTGATAGCAAGGGACAAATACAGAAGacataaatgctttttaaaatttagctTTGTCTGAAGTCCTGTTTATatcaaaataaagtaaaaatactttaattcagaacttcaaaaaaatatatatatatttacatattttaaccTCGGGTAGTTACCCACTCACACAGCCAACTTTTAGATGCTAGTTATGTCGTACCTGCCGGGAGCACTTTGTTTCACGTAGGGCTTTAAGGCTTCCATTCCAATGCAGAAGCTGAAAGACAATCATCAACTCCTGCAAAATGGGAGCATACTGATTATGgattaaattttcaaaaaacacacctttttacttcagagaaagaagaaacagagcagGTTTGTTATTTAAAGATGATGATataaaggaacaaaattaaTCCAAATCCCATTAGAAGTTACAATGAAAGTCTTATAGCCAGGGAGCTGAAAActagattttcttcttttgatgcaAGTAGAGTACTaaaaatcatggaatcatagagtcattcaggttggaaaagacctccaagatcatctagtccaagcTTTAACCTcgtactgacaagtccaccactaaaccatgctactaagtcTTATGCTACCCTCCCAGGCCTGTGGAGGAATCAAAcaggcagcacagctcagcactgaaAAACCAAATTtggtggtgggggtgggggatgtaaatacataaaactgAGGGATTTATCTCGGAGATGGTTAAGTCTTTGGGGGTTTAGATCTCCTATGTCTGAGTAGGCTGTTATGTTTTCACACATATTGTGGGATGTGCCATCAATTAAAAAACCTGACTGCCAAGCATGCGGCAGTGCACATGCAAAGGAAGGTCCTCCCTGAGGATCCTGAATCAAAAAGGGAGACACCTCCTCTTTCCACACTGGAAGCTTTAAACAACTGTATACATTCAGGGGCCTGCTGTGAAACTTGTGAGGTTTCCAGGAATGCAATTACTTGCAGGCATGCACAATGGCCACACATAATCATATGCTAAACAATATAGGTTTAAGATTGATCTACAAAGAAGCTTTTACTTACTTTTAGGTGACCACTACAACCTTGTCTGTAGTCATAGTGCTGTGGTATTTAGAGCTTTAAATTACCTATTTCCTAACCTTCATTGTGAtgtggtgtcatctgcaaaatatCTGAGGGTGCTCTggatcccctcatccagatcattgataaaggtATTGAAGAGCACTGACCCCACTACTGAACCTTGGGGGACACCAACAGCCTCCAAATGGgtttaactccattcaccatgagTCACTCACCATGAGTCACTCAGATCTTTTTGTCTTACTTACCAAAGTGGTGAGGAAAAGACTCTCAGTTTTAATTAGGATAACTTTGGATTTGgatttataaacatattttctttcacaaaactcTCTTCTTGTAGGCCACAGCATCTTACTCCTTTAAATGTTGCGTTTTGAGTGTGTTCTTTCTCAAggcctgatttttttaaagttatatcTCCTGTTGGCTTCCATCCCTGCATGAAGTGCATCTTGGGAACAGGCGAAGGGGTAAGATGGGACATCTTAAGGATGTAACTTAAGCCACAGCAACTCTCCTGAAAGTTTACTACTTCCACTGCAGTATTTATGATATTAAATAAATAGGGCAGCTTTTCCTTTGATGACATTTTTCACTCTGGGTTAGATATGACACAATGAGATGTTACTTATAACTCAGCCAGAATGAAGAGGCTTCTGGAAACATGCAGTTTAAAATGGGCACGCTCTAGGAATATTCATACTATTTTCCAAAATTTGCTCCCACTCCCCACTCATTTGAAATATGTGTGTGGCTGTGTCTTGCTTGCAGCAGTAAGGTGAAGCAGAATGGCCCCCACAACATAGCACCTATTTCCAGTTAACTTGTGTTATTTGTTAACCTCAAGCGAAACTTTACAGTATACTGCAGGCTGTTTAAGGTTTATATGACATCACCACAATTCATACTTCATCAAATGGAGGAAAAGCAAACCCAGAAATATGTACCTACATTGGCACCTATATGAAATAACTGCTTGTGGATGGAGGTTTTATGTACAGTTTGGTTAACTTAGAAAGTTGCAAAAAAGCAACTGTAGATTTTGTTATTGTCTTGATATTAGATATTGATATTTTGATATTGTCTTGATTGtcttttctgaagtgttttttcaaatctgaaaaGTTTTTTCAATTGGtgtaaaattttgaaaaagctCTGACAGAGTATTAGAAGTGGTCAACATTCCATTGAAATGACCAGAATTACAAGAATATTTGCACTTAGATGCTACATTAGGCACTGTGTGACAATTTATTCACCCATGTTCAGTACTGTACGTCTAGGTTTTCTTTCAAGTTCCAGTGCAGGAAGTCAGGTGCTCTCTCACTAGAATGCACCAGTCCAGTATAAGTCCAGTATAAGGATAGTGTTCAGAGTATTTTCTCAAGTTATTTAGATTTATCTTCATGTTTTTCATTGGGATGTGGAATAAAGGAGGGCATTTTATCATTCTGTTAGATATTAGTAATGAAATTAAGTTGCTTCATTCAGCTGTGAATGATGCAGAAGCTGCACTGTTATTCTGATACCTGAAATTCCAGCATTGTCTTTCCAATGTTTGACTCTAGCATGTAATGATAGGCTCCAATACTAGTGCTGGGGTCATCAGCATCGTTTAGGTTACCCTGAGGGAAGAAACAAGAGAATGTGGTTAGAAGGCAAGTGGTTGCTTTTTGATGTGATGCATATTTTATAGTTATGTTTTAACTTATAGTtaactgcttttatattttatttataaaatataaattatatatatatatatatatgtatttatagtttattttatacttatatatggtatttattttatatcataGATAACGTTTTATTACTGCAATCCTGAGACATTTTTAATGCTCCTCCATTCCTTTCCCCAGCAAACAGTTTGGGAATCTGTTTTTGTAAATCATAGTAACCCGGTATGTTATTATTTTCACTAGTGTTTTGTGTACCATCTGATTACTGTGAAATGACCCTAGCAACTGGTaagtcctgttttctttctccttaaaCGCTGACAAATTTAGCATTGGAGATTTCAATGCCTTTATGTGTTTCTGGGTCTTCCCAGAGTGACAGCAAATCAGAGTACTAAAGTGCCTAATGACCTGTTGGTCACTGGTAGGAGGAAAGGAATTGTGAGATTAACCAGAAATGCTTTAATATTTACTTTGCAGTATGCATTTAGCATTCCAGAGGCTTTCCTAGCTAGCCTCCCATGCAGCTTCTACTGtcccttaaatattttttctgctgataTATGTaaatcatatatattatatatatgtgtgtgtgtatatatatacatattttatatatatatatgtatatgtatatatatatgtatgtatatgtatatatatatgtatgtatatgtatatatatatatatgtgtatgtatatgtatatatatatgtatgtatgtatatgtatatatgtatatatttatatcatatatatttatctgaTGTGCCCTTCCTTTTGGTTGTGATTTTCACACTACCTGCTCAATAGTTCTTTTCCTTCTATCTAGCCAGGATGCCACTAGTCTGATTATTTCTACCTCCCCAAAAAAGATGGCATTACTGTAAAGAAGACATAattttgggagaaaaaatgCTACTAGgaagttttaatttctctccaaaaaaaaaataaaaattgtatagGTGAGGTAGCTGGTCATCCTGGAGCTCTTACAAAGGCCTATACCAGGTGtaaagacagaaggaaatacaagactagggaaggaggagatgcagaaaataaagggaaacaATTTGTTATTGTTCTGTCCagacttgtttttctctccttagtcaaaaagataaaatactCTCTTGCTTTGACAGTTCTAACATAAATTGACTGTAACGGGACTATAATGAGGGTCTAGATTTTTGAAGCCATTCTTGGTTTTCTTATAAACCAAAGCAGCATCCCTCCTGAGCACTTCTGAAATAAACTGACAGTGATTGGTGGCTCAGCAGTACATTATATTCTTATGTTAATGCCCTGCTGCCCTTTAACTCATCTTTGCAGCCCCAGTGCTCTGTTGATAGGAGGGCCATCTCCTGGCTCCAGGATTTACTAATCTCTGTGGTACTGTTGCTCATCCATCTATACCTAAGAATAACTGTTTGAGGTGAATCAATAAAATGCCCCTTCAGTTAAATCAGTTCTTTCTAGTTTCAGGCATTTAAGAAATTCTTATTACTAGTACCCAAATGCTGAGTAGGTCTCGCATCTCATAATGTAAGTCTATAGAATGAATACATTTAATAAAGTATCTCTATGACCATATTGATGAAGCATGATGACATGGTCCATAGTTCTACATTTAATTTTTCGGTAAAATTCAAAAGCTGCATAAATTAGCCAGGTAGAGCAAGGGGCTGAGTTTCACTTAAATtcattctctctcctctcttttgcAGGGAAAAACCTAGAAAAAGGAATGAGATAATTTTGGACAGATTCCTTTGCATAACCCCAGGTGTTCAATGGCAACTTCAGAAAGTTAAACAGATTTCTACCCAATATGGTTCCACTGAACTGCAAGTAAATTTATGGCTTTTGGATGCTGTAGTGTTAACACACCACTGCTGCAATATTTATGCTGGCTTTTAAATATCCCTAAGGAAATCCAAGCAGAACTCTGTGAAGCATATAACCTTTTACCTCAAaaatttccataaaaaaatgataaattactTGAATCAAAACTCCCTTTAAATTGCATACGCAAATAAATCATGCTCTATTTTTCCTAACTTTTATGGATTGTTGTCCCTCTAAAATGTATGAAATTCACaatactggaaaagaaaactattCTTTCATCTGTAAAACAGATACAGACCAGACCTCCTTACACTCATCTGTTTCTACATTGTTCCCCAAATACATCTCATGAGGGACTACAGCACTTTCTGCTCAGAAGGTGAACTCTACAGATCATGTCACAAAATACAATAGTGATGtttctaaaattttaaatataatttccacAGTTATTCGGATAAATGTCTTCTGCAAACACAAGGAAATTCAGTTAATCTTTCCTTAATCT harbors:
- the LIX1 gene encoding protein limb expression 1 homolog, translating into MDRTLESLQLVIAQVLPHRDPALVFKDLNVVAILQEFWESKQKQKAIFPSEGIIVYESLSSLGPPFVSYVTLPGGSCFGNFQSCLSRAEARRDAAKVALINSLFNELPCRRITKEFIIESVREAVSSTSGNLNDADDPSTSIGAYHYMLESNIGKTMLEFQELMIVFQLLHWNGSLKALRETKCSRQEVISYYSQYSLDEKMRSHMALDWITKEQESPGIISQELQVALRELEEVRKAGQELRFYKEKKEILSLALSQIYSDQVTTSSWDDQMSLALHGYQ